One genomic segment of Deltaproteobacteria bacterium includes these proteins:
- a CDS encoding DUF2088 domain-containing protein has product MTGRDLPGEADLRYGDRTISLPGALREKAVHLRPLAPAVAKDPGELIERALDAPLDLPPLARIVKAGEKVAVAVPDVTR; this is encoded by the coding sequence ATGACCGGCCGGGACCTGCCGGGGGAGGCGGACCTTCGCTACGGAGACCGGACCATTTCCCTCCCCGGGGCGCTGCGGGAGAAAGCGGTCCATTTGCGGCCTTTGGCGCCAGCGGTCGCGAAAGATCCCGGGGAGCTCATCGAGAGGGCCCTCGATGCCCCCCTTGACCTCCCGCCTCTTGCGCGAATCGTGAAGGCCGGCGAAAAGGTCGCCGTCGCCGTACCCGACGTGACGCGC
- a CDS encoding cupin domain-containing protein: MKEHFEGLKEVELLEGVRARFFPGEKMMFSFIKLEPGVLLPRHRHPHEQMGYVLEGSFLLRTGGKEWELEKDDMYFVRAGEDHEALAGDAGALVLDVFTPPREEYLEMTR; encoded by the coding sequence ATGAAGGAACACTTTGAAGGGTTGAAGGAGGTGGAACTGCTCGAGGGGGTGCGCGCCCGTTTTTTCCCGGGCGAAAAGATGATGTTTTCCTTCATCAAGCTCGAGCCCGGCGTCCTGCTCCCCCGGCACCGCCATCCCCACGAGCAGATGGGGTACGTGCTCGAGGGCTCCTTTTTGCTCAGAACGGGCGGGAAGGAGTGGGAGCTTGAAAAGGACGACATGTATTTCGTGAGAGCCGGTGAGGACCACGAGGCGCTGGCGGGTGATGCGGGGGCGCTGGTCCTCGACGTATTCACGCCCCCCCGGGAGGAGTACCTGGAGATGACGAGATAA
- a CDS encoding inositol monophosphatase has product MGGEKKALLDDAVYISRKAGEVLKSHYGKRQVIHYKGEIDLVTDVDRESEELIVAFIREKFPSHSILTEESPPLEGESTYRWIIDPLDGTTNYAHGYPFFGVSVAVEKGGKVLAGAVYDPLRDECFFARDGGGAFLNERAIRVSSVDTLRKSLLATGFPYDINTSDESNIDYFEAYARAAQALRRDGSAALDLCYLACGRFDGFWELKLRPWDTAAGYLIVSEAGGMITGLAGEPYSIYDGDILGSNGLIHDQMVDVAQRVRRRRS; this is encoded by the coding sequence ATGGGCGGTGAAAAGAAGGCTCTCCTCGACGACGCCGTGTACATCTCCCGGAAGGCGGGGGAGGTGCTGAAATCCCACTACGGAAAGAGGCAGGTTATCCACTACAAGGGCGAGATCGACCTGGTTACCGATGTGGATCGGGAATCTGAGGAGCTGATCGTCGCGTTTATCAGGGAGAAGTTCCCCTCCCACTCCATCCTCACCGAGGAGTCGCCCCCCCTGGAGGGGGAATCGACGTACCGCTGGATCATCGACCCCCTCGACGGGACCACGAACTATGCCCACGGCTACCCGTTCTTCGGCGTGTCGGTAGCCGTCGAGAAGGGGGGAAAGGTGCTCGCCGGGGCCGTGTACGATCCCCTGCGGGATGAGTGCTTCTTCGCCCGGGACGGCGGCGGTGCCTTTTTAAACGAAAGGGCGATCAGGGTCTCATCGGTCGATACGCTCAGAAAGTCGCTCCTCGCCACGGGATTCCCCTACGACATCAACACGTCCGACGAGTCGAACATCGATTACTTCGAGGCCTACGCGAGAGCAGCCCAGGCCCTGCGCCGCGACGGTTCGGCGGCGCTCGACCTCTGCTACCTTGCATGCGGAAGGTTTGACGGGTTCTGGGAGCTGAAGCTGAGGCCCTGGGACACGGCTGCGGGCTATCTCATCGTCTCCGAGGCGGGGGGCATGATCACGGGTCTCGCGGGGGAGCCCTACTCCATATATGACGGGGACATCCTCGGCTCGAACGGATTGATCCATGACCAGATGGTGGATGTGGCTCAGAGGGTGAGGCGGAGAAGATCGTGA
- a CDS encoding MBL fold metallo-hydrolase: MEREAAKNHGGSCELIVLGSGTCVPTGSRGPASYVFRKGSEALLIDMGAGCLEKLAKCGISYRDIGGVILSHFHVDHTSELPLLLFANNYTPGHARTAPLKILGPEGLEAFLKNLERLYPWVKPLHYEITTLSGTSPSATFPGSVAVTSCPAAHGDGRALSVRLDTGSVSITYSGDTGYNRDLVALAAKTDLLIVECSFPAGSESEVEGHLTPHLAAKIASRCGAGKVILSHLYPEAFNPDPVASFLEISSAEVIVAHDLLRLTL, translated from the coding sequence GTGGAGAGGGAAGCGGCAAAAAACCACGGCGGCTCCTGCGAGCTCATCGTCCTGGGTTCCGGGACGTGCGTCCCTACCGGTTCCCGCGGGCCCGCATCGTACGTCTTCCGAAAAGGAAGCGAAGCCCTGCTCATCGACATGGGAGCCGGTTGCCTGGAGAAGCTTGCCAAGTGCGGCATTTCCTACCGGGACATCGGCGGGGTAATCCTCTCACACTTCCACGTTGACCACACCTCAGAGCTCCCCCTCCTTCTCTTTGCAAACAACTACACCCCCGGGCATGCCAGGACGGCCCCCCTGAAGATCCTGGGTCCCGAAGGGCTCGAGGCCTTTCTAAAGAACCTCGAGCGCCTCTACCCCTGGGTGAAGCCGCTTCACTACGAGATAACAACCTTGTCCGGCACGAGCCCCTCGGCGACGTTTCCCGGGTCCGTGGCGGTAACCTCCTGCCCTGCGGCCCACGGAGACGGAAGGGCGCTCTCCGTGCGCCTGGACACCGGCTCCGTGTCGATAACCTACTCGGGTGACACGGGCTACAACCGGGACCTGGTGGCCCTGGCGGCGAAAACCGACCTGCTGATCGTCGAGTGCTCCTTTCCCGCCGGATCGGAATCGGAAGTGGAGGGGCACCTCACACCGCACCTGGCGGCAAAAATCGCCTCCCGGTGCGGCGCCGGGAAGGTGATCCTCTCCCACCTCTATCCCGAGGCATTCAACCCCGACCCCGTGGCGAGCTTCCTCGAGATATCAAGTGCCGAGGTCATCGTGGCTCACGATCTTCTCCGCCTCACCCTCTGA
- a CDS encoding MFS transporter — MNPAVLKQLVPLLFAVFVSMLGVGIISPILPVYAEMMGAGGFAIGIIFGLFSLSRAIVMPVYGRVSDLKGRKVFIILGLTTYCILSFAYVAADTVAGLALVRLFHGLASAATIPIVMAYVGDISPRGEEGRFMGLYTTVLLMGFGSGPIIGGIVKDLLGINEAFYIMGGLVFIGLLMVIFMVSEPEEKGKVTEKYPFREILENRRIRALFVFRVANAVGRSAIFAFLPIFGHNLLSLSGTAIGFLLSAVVIVASLFQVPSGMVADRVSRVNMVVAGGILNAVSLAAVGFCRSFSAIVVVVVLLGLSGAIALPALTALAVNEGREIGMGSVMGIFNFAMSIGQSFGPIVAGYMMSTSGIRAPFYFAGSVAILGTGYFLFGMASANKEVMDDGR, encoded by the coding sequence ATGAACCCTGCCGTGCTGAAACAGCTCGTCCCGCTCCTCTTCGCCGTGTTCGTGTCGATGCTGGGGGTGGGTATCATCTCGCCGATACTCCCCGTCTACGCCGAAATGATGGGCGCCGGGGGTTTTGCCATCGGGATCATCTTCGGGCTCTTCTCCCTCTCCCGCGCCATTGTCATGCCCGTGTACGGGAGGGTTTCCGACCTGAAGGGGCGGAAGGTGTTCATCATACTGGGGCTCACCACCTACTGCATCCTCTCTTTCGCCTACGTCGCCGCCGATACGGTCGCTGGGCTGGCTTTGGTCCGGCTCTTCCACGGGCTCGCCTCTGCCGCCACGATACCCATCGTGATGGCCTACGTGGGGGACATAAGCCCCCGCGGCGAGGAGGGCAGGTTCATGGGCCTGTACACGACGGTCCTCCTCATGGGCTTCGGCTCCGGACCTATCATCGGTGGCATCGTGAAGGATCTTTTGGGCATCAACGAGGCGTTCTACATCATGGGTGGGCTCGTCTTCATCGGCCTCCTCATGGTCATCTTCATGGTCTCCGAGCCGGAGGAGAAGGGGAAGGTCACCGAGAAGTACCCCTTCAGGGAGATACTCGAAAACAGGAGGATACGGGCCCTCTTCGTCTTCAGGGTTGCCAATGCAGTGGGGAGGAGCGCCATTTTCGCCTTTTTGCCCATCTTCGGGCACAACCTCCTCTCCCTCTCGGGAACGGCCATCGGCTTCCTCCTCTCGGCGGTGGTGATCGTGGCGTCTCTGTTCCAGGTTCCCTCGGGGATGGTTGCCGACCGGGTTTCCCGGGTCAACATGGTCGTGGCGGGGGGGATCCTGAACGCGGTGAGCCTGGCGGCCGTGGGGTTTTGCAGGAGCTTTTCCGCCATCGTTGTCGTGGTGGTTCTCCTGGGGCTCTCGGGCGCCATCGCCCTTCCGGCGCTGACGGCCCTCGCGGTGAACGAGGGGAGGGAGATCGGCATGGGCTCGGTCATGGGGATCTTCAACTTCGCCATGAGCATAGGCCAGTCCTTCGGGCCTATCGTGGCGGGCTACATGATGAGCACGAGCGGTATCAGGGCGCCCTTTTACTTTGCCGGGTCCGTCGCAATACTGGGCACGGGCTATTTCCTCTTCGGAATGGCCTCTGCAAACAAGGAGGTTATGGATGATGGGCGGTGA
- a CDS encoding ATP-dependent 6-phosphofructokinase: MPAKRIGVLTGGGDCPGMNAVIRAVVKSAILQHGYEVIGFEDGYFGLVRDRYRPLPLESASGIITAGGTILGTSNKDNPFRFNVGTPHRPRFKDLSADAVAVYRKHRLDALVVIGGDGTLKVASLLAEKGLHIVGVPKTIDNDLMGTDVTFGFNSAVTTAMEAVDKIHSTATSHHRVMFIEVMGRYAGWIALEAGVAGGAEVILIPEIPYTIEKICDVINARSEGGKRFSIVVIAEGSTPVGGQMVIDEFTRDRPEPVRLGGIGLVVAKKVELCANMEARVTVLGHLQRGGSPTAFDRILATRFGAEAVGLVAEEKYGYMVGLRGTRIVPVKITEAVRKLKVVPRNHPLVRVARSIGISFGD, from the coding sequence ATGCCTGCCAAGAGGATAGGGGTGCTCACCGGCGGCGGGGACTGCCCGGGAATGAACGCGGTTATACGGGCGGTCGTCAAGAGCGCGATTCTCCAGCACGGGTATGAGGTGATCGGGTTCGAGGACGGCTACTTCGGCCTCGTCAGGGACAGGTACCGCCCTCTCCCCCTGGAGAGCGCCTCGGGTATCATCACCGCCGGGGGGACGATACTCGGCACGTCAAACAAGGACAACCCCTTCAGGTTCAACGTGGGGACCCCCCACAGGCCGCGCTTCAAAGATTTGTCGGCCGATGCGGTGGCGGTCTACCGCAAGCACAGGCTCGATGCCCTCGTCGTAATCGGGGGGGACGGGACGCTGAAAGTGGCTTCCCTTCTCGCTGAAAAGGGGCTGCACATCGTGGGGGTGCCCAAGACGATCGACAACGACCTGATGGGCACGGATGTTACCTTCGGCTTCAACAGCGCCGTCACCACGGCGATGGAGGCGGTGGACAAGATTCACTCCACGGCCACGTCGCACCACCGGGTGATGTTTATCGAGGTGATGGGGCGCTACGCCGGCTGGATTGCCCTCGAGGCAGGGGTGGCCGGTGGCGCCGAGGTTATCCTGATACCGGAAATTCCCTACACGATAGAGAAGATCTGTGACGTCATCAACGCACGGAGCGAAGGGGGAAAGCGGTTCAGCATCGTGGTGATCGCCGAGGGGTCTACGCCTGTGGGCGGGCAGATGGTGATCGACGAGTTTACCAGGGACAGGCCCGAGCCGGTGAGGCTCGGCGGTATAGGCCTGGTGGTCGCGAAAAAGGTCGAGCTGTGCGCGAACATGGAGGCACGGGTGACGGTGCTCGGCCATCTCCAGAGGGGAGGCTCGCCGACCGCCTTCGACCGGATACTTGCCACCCGGTTCGGTGCCGAGGCGGTGGGGCTCGTGGCAGAGGAGAAGTATGGCTACATGGTCGGCCTGCGGGGGACCAGGATCGTCCCGGTGAAGATAACGGAGGCCGTGAGGAAACTGAAAGTCGTACCCCGCAATCATCCCCTGGTGAGGGTGGCGCGGTCGATCGGGATCAGCTTCGGGGATTGA
- the larA gene encoding nickel-dependent lactate racemase — VGARDISLFIALGIHRKLTGDELSSITGGLSATIPTFQHDPDSDLTYLGDTSRGTPVYVNAHLLSHDRIIATGTASFHYFAGYGGGRKVIVPGLAGRDTCYATHFRVFREGKGKHPRAKSGVLEGNPVHEDVTEAAGKVPVDFSLNTCVTPQRGLFGAFAGSLVAAHEAACSHYARFFRVDIPERLPLVIASAGGYPKDINFIQAHKALDNAFQAVDDGGVIVLAAECRDGFGHPDFFPWFRFGDEDALEDHLREHYVVYGQTAHAVLTKAKRVTVILLSELDPEEVRKMSMEPAGDIGDALARAGERMEGIDRFYLIPDAGYLLPQWAASAGSRQ; from the coding sequence GTCGGGGCAAGGGACATTTCCCTGTTCATCGCCCTGGGCATTCACCGGAAGCTCACCGGCGATGAGCTCTCCTCGATCACGGGGGGGCTCTCCGCAACGATCCCCACGTTTCAGCACGACCCCGACAGCGATCTCACCTACCTCGGAGATACGTCGAGGGGGACGCCCGTGTACGTGAACGCACACCTTTTGTCCCACGACAGGATCATCGCCACGGGGACCGCCTCCTTCCACTACTTCGCCGGGTACGGAGGGGGAAGAAAGGTCATCGTCCCGGGACTTGCCGGGCGCGATACCTGCTACGCCACCCACTTCAGGGTTTTCCGGGAGGGGAAGGGAAAGCACCCGCGGGCAAAATCGGGGGTCCTCGAGGGGAACCCCGTCCACGAGGACGTGACGGAGGCGGCGGGGAAGGTCCCCGTCGATTTTTCCCTGAACACCTGCGTAACCCCCCAAAGAGGGCTGTTCGGCGCCTTCGCGGGGAGCCTCGTTGCGGCCCACGAGGCTGCCTGCAGCCACTACGCGCGCTTCTTCCGGGTGGACATTCCCGAGAGGCTTCCCCTGGTCATTGCATCTGCCGGCGGCTACCCGAAGGACATAAATTTTATCCAGGCTCACAAGGCCCTCGACAATGCATTCCAGGCGGTCGATGACGGGGGTGTGATCGTTCTCGCCGCGGAGTGCCGGGACGGCTTCGGCCACCCCGATTTTTTCCCCTGGTTCCGGTTCGGCGACGAGGATGCCCTCGAGGACCACCTGCGGGAGCACTACGTCGTTTACGGGCAGACGGCCCATGCCGTGCTTACCAAGGCAAAGAGGGTGACGGTTATTCTGCTCAGCGAGCTTGACCCGGAGGAAGTGAGAAAGATGTCGATGGAGCCGGCCGGGGATATCGGCGATGCCCTTGCCAGGGCGGGCGAGCGGATGGAGGGGATCGACAGATTCTACCTGATCCCCGATGCGGGGTATTTGCTCCCGCAGTGGGCAGCTTCCGCCGGGTCCCGGCAGTGA
- the cbiM gene encoding cobalt transporter CbiM yields MHVSEGVLSPPVLAAGAIVTAAGVTVGIRRMKQEGIPKAAVLTSSFFVGSLIQIPAGVASVHLVLNGIMGLFLGWACYPCFLVALALQAVLFQFGGLTTLGVNTFVMAAPAIAFSYLFRGLVAGRGKAAPSIGGFLAGFSSVLGGALLIALLLDLSGEGFLRAGQVVVLAHLPVMVIEGIITGMIVLFIRKVKPEMFEVAHDFEKENI; encoded by the coding sequence ATGCACGTATCAGAGGGGGTTCTGTCGCCCCCGGTTCTGGCAGCGGGTGCCATCGTGACGGCTGCTGGCGTCACGGTCGGGATACGGAGGATGAAACAGGAGGGCATCCCGAAGGCGGCGGTCCTCACCTCCTCCTTCTTCGTTGGCTCCCTCATCCAGATTCCCGCCGGCGTCGCCAGCGTCCATTTGGTGTTGAACGGCATCATGGGGCTGTTTCTGGGCTGGGCATGCTACCCCTGCTTCCTGGTGGCCCTTGCCCTGCAGGCGGTCCTCTTTCAGTTCGGCGGGCTCACGACGCTGGGAGTGAACACCTTCGTCATGGCGGCGCCGGCGATCGCCTTCTCCTATCTTTTCCGGGGACTGGTGGCGGGACGGGGGAAAGCAGCTCCCTCCATCGGGGGGTTTCTCGCCGGTTTCTCCTCCGTTCTGGGAGGTGCCCTCCTCATTGCCCTGCTCCTCGACCTGTCGGGGGAGGGGTTCTTGCGGGCTGGCCAGGTCGTGGTTCTCGCCCACCTGCCCGTGATGGTGATCGAGGGGATAATCACCGGCATGATCGTCCTCTTCATACGGAAGGTGAAGCCCGAGATGTTCGAGGTGGCGCATGATTTCGAAAAGGAAAATATCTGA
- a CDS encoding DUF2155 domain-containing protein translates to MKTNLARALAMLMALTFLTLSCKGKTEQAPPPPEQKMETPSPHGMTPSVERVTEIPDSVKGKWSAVKIEVLFKEKNEKKQFDIPLDSAFPVPDSDIAIAVGQFFPEFTLEGNKYTSVSNEPKNPAARVEITQKDTVIFKGWLFSNYPDVHPFENEKYGVTLVGGVPAK, encoded by the coding sequence ATGAAGACCAATCTCGCAAGAGCGCTCGCGATGCTCATGGCCCTTACGTTCCTGACTCTGAGCTGCAAGGGCAAAACCGAGCAGGCACCGCCCCCGCCTGAACAGAAGATGGAGACGCCCTCGCCTCACGGGATGACGCCATCCGTGGAGAGGGTGACCGAGATCCCCGATTCCGTCAAAGGCAAATGGTCAGCGGTGAAGATAGAGGTTCTCTTCAAGGAGAAGAACGAGAAAAAGCAGTTCGACATACCCCTGGACTCTGCGTTTCCGGTGCCCGACTCGGATATCGCCATAGCGGTGGGCCAGTTCTTCCCTGAATTCACCCTGGAGGGAAACAAGTACACCTCCGTCTCGAACGAGCCCAAGAACCCCGCCGCCCGGGTGGAGATAACGCAGAAAGACACGGTGATATTCAAGGGCTGGCTCTTTTCCAACTATCCGGACGTCCACCCCTTTGAAAACGAGAAGTACGGGGTCACCCTCGTGGGCGGAGTCCCCGCAAAGTAA
- a CDS encoding ATP-binding cassette domain-containing protein translates to MIRMQEVTFGYRKGSPVLSDVSFHIGEGDRVGICGPNGSGKTTLLQMMVGLLKAQRGEVVIFGKRRKEEADFLEVRRKVGFVFQDPDDQLFCPTVKDDVAFGPLNLGFTVKEAERIVEGTLEDLGLSHLKDSITYRLSGGEKRLVSLATVMAMQPRVVLLDEPTAGLDPDTSLLLSRFLREHFSTYLIVSHDREFLQSTVDIVYRMEKGQIYRSQHV, encoded by the coding sequence ATGATCAGGATGCAGGAGGTCACCTTTGGCTATCGGAAAGGGTCGCCCGTTCTGTCCGACGTGAGCTTTCACATCGGGGAGGGCGACCGCGTCGGCATCTGCGGGCCAAACGGGTCCGGAAAGACGACGTTGCTGCAGATGATGGTGGGGCTGTTGAAAGCCCAGCGCGGCGAAGTGGTCATCTTCGGAAAGAGGCGGAAGGAGGAGGCCGACTTTCTCGAGGTGAGGAGAAAAGTGGGGTTCGTGTTCCAGGATCCCGACGACCAGCTCTTCTGCCCCACCGTCAAGGACGACGTCGCCTTCGGGCCCCTGAATCTGGGCTTCACCGTTAAGGAGGCGGAGCGGATCGTCGAGGGTACCCTGGAGGACCTGGGCCTCTCCCACCTGAAGGACAGCATTACCTACCGCCTTTCCGGCGGCGAGAAGCGCCTCGTCTCCCTGGCAACAGTGATGGCGATGCAGCCCCGGGTCGTTCTGCTTGACGAACCCACGGCCGGTCTCGACCCGGATACGTCCCTGCTCCTCAGCCGGTTCCTGCGGGAGCACTTTTCCACCTACCTGATCGTTTCCCACGACAGGGAGTTTCTGCAGTCAACGGTCGATATCGTCTATCGAATGGAAAAGGGGCAGATCTACCGGTCCCAGCATGTGTGA
- a CDS encoding deoxyhypusine synthase has product MKKSRYLKGQRIAPGRIRRGITLQAVVENHFNAFNAARLREAARLFAERMLAEEVTVGMSLSGALTPAGLGGSCIVPLIENGFVDWIVSTGANLYHDAHFALGMPIRKGSPFVDDTALRREGVIRIYDVLFDYGVLLNTDAFFREVLRGREFQRTMGTSTLHHLIGTYLLERERKLGLGGHSLLAAASRYGVPVFTPSPGDSSIGMNIAALNMEGAGPMVDVSADVSESAAIVYGAKKKGGKSAVFIAGGGAPKNFLLQTEPHIQEILGIRERGHDYFLQTTDARPDTGGLSGATPSEAVSWGKVAPDRLPDSVVCYVDSTISLPLITAYALSKVKRKKPKRLYRRLPQLREELMRAHERARKKGT; this is encoded by the coding sequence ATGAAAAAGTCACGCTATCTCAAGGGCCAGAGGATCGCCCCGGGGCGCATCCGGAGGGGGATAACCCTCCAGGCCGTGGTGGAAAACCACTTCAACGCGTTCAACGCGGCCAGGCTGCGGGAAGCGGCGCGCCTGTTCGCGGAGCGGATGCTTGCGGAAGAGGTCACCGTGGGCATGTCCCTGTCCGGTGCCCTGACCCCTGCGGGCCTCGGCGGGTCCTGTATCGTGCCCCTCATCGAAAACGGCTTCGTCGACTGGATCGTGAGCACCGGCGCGAACCTCTATCACGATGCCCACTTCGCCCTCGGCATGCCCATCCGGAAGGGCTCCCCCTTCGTCGACGATACCGCGCTCAGGCGGGAGGGGGTGATCCGCATCTACGATGTCCTCTTCGACTACGGGGTGCTCCTGAACACGGACGCTTTTTTCCGGGAGGTCCTGAGAGGCAGGGAGTTTCAACGCACGATGGGGACGTCCACCCTGCACCACCTGATCGGCACCTACCTCCTGGAGAGGGAGAGGAAGCTGGGCCTCGGGGGCCACTCACTCCTCGCGGCGGCGAGCCGCTACGGGGTGCCCGTCTTCACGCCCTCCCCGGGGGACTCGTCGATCGGCATGAACATCGCCGCCCTGAACATGGAGGGAGCCGGGCCGATGGTCGATGTGTCGGCGGACGTGAGCGAGAGCGCGGCGATCGTCTACGGGGCCAAGAAAAAGGGGGGCAAGAGCGCCGTCTTCATAGCCGGGGGGGGAGCGCCGAAGAACTTCCTCCTCCAGACGGAGCCCCACATTCAGGAGATACTGGGCATAAGGGAGCGGGGTCACGATTACTTCCTGCAGACCACGGACGCCCGGCCCGACACGGGGGGGCTGTCGGGCGCCACGCCGTCGGAGGCCGTCTCCTGGGGCAAGGTCGCCCCCGACCGGCTTCCCGACTCCGTGGTGTGCTACGTCGACAGCACGATCTCCCTTCCCCTCATCACCGCTTACGCGCTTTCGAAGGTAAAGAGGAAAAAGCCGAAGAGGCTTTACCGGAGACTTCCTCAGCTGCGGGAGGAGCTGATGAGGGCTCACGAAAGGGCGAGGAAAAAAGGGACATAG
- a CDS encoding cobalt ECF transporter T component CbiQ: MHLEEFAEGSSYLHRMDPRVKLVSGVILTVALALSYNVVGLLAGLCFSAALVVTARLDGKKVLARFAVVNLFFLFLLLILPLA; encoded by the coding sequence ATGCACCTGGAAGAATTTGCAGAGGGTAGTTCGTACCTCCACCGAATGGACCCGCGGGTCAAGCTGGTATCCGGGGTCATCCTGACGGTTGCCCTGGCGCTCAGCTACAACGTGGTGGGCCTCCTGGCGGGGCTCTGCTTTTCCGCCGCCCTCGTGGTGACGGCACGCCTCGACGGCAAAAAGGTGCTCGCCCGGTTTGCCGTGGTCAACCTGTTTTTCCTCTTCCTCCTGCTCATCCTCCCCCTGGC
- a CDS encoding cobalt ECF transporter T component CbiQ, translating into GLFTAALIALKGNAIYGAMIALLGTSSIVQLGHALHHLGVPGKLVQLFFFTYRYISVLHEEWERIRRALKVRCFRGKTNVHSYRTYAYVIGMLFVNSFERAQRIYRAMLCRGFTGELRTIDHFALGRRDVLFLLAQVLFAAMIVTVQVLS; encoded by the coding sequence GGCCTCTTCACGGCCGCGCTGATAGCGCTCAAGGGGAACGCGATTTACGGCGCCATGATCGCCCTCCTTGGCACCTCATCGATCGTTCAGCTGGGCCACGCACTCCACCACCTGGGAGTCCCGGGAAAGCTGGTGCAGCTTTTCTTCTTCACCTACCGCTACATAAGCGTTCTTCACGAGGAGTGGGAGAGGATACGGAGGGCGCTCAAGGTCCGCTGCTTCAGGGGAAAGACGAACGTCCACTCTTACCGCACCTATGCCTATGTCATCGGGATGCTCTTCGTGAACAGCTTCGAAAGGGCGCAGCGGATCTACCGGGCCATGCTCTGCCGGGGCTTCACCGGGGAGCTGCGCACCATAGACCATTTCGCCCTCGGCCGCCGGGACGTGCTCTTTCTCCTGGCCCAGGTTCTTTTCGCCGCCATGATCGTCACGGTGCAGGTGCTGTCATGA
- the nikR gene encoding nickel-responsive transcriptional regulator NikR encodes MGRISRIGVSINTSLLAEFDGLIRKMGYANRSEAFRDLIRDKLVTEEWKGGNAECVGVVSIVYDHHRRDISDRLIELQHEFGESIISSTHIHLDRDNCLEVVIARDGAAVVKEIADRLIGSKGVKHGKLAMTSTGRGLR; translated from the coding sequence ATGGGGCGGATTTCCCGGATCGGGGTATCCATAAACACGTCTCTCCTCGCCGAGTTTGACGGGCTGATCAGGAAAATGGGCTACGCAAACCGGTCGGAGGCGTTTCGCGATCTGATAAGGGACAAGCTTGTCACGGAGGAGTGGAAGGGGGGCAACGCCGAGTGCGTCGGCGTTGTGTCGATCGTCTACGACCACCACAGGCGGGATATCTCGGACAGGCTCATCGAACTCCAGCACGAATTTGGCGAATCCATAATCTCCTCCACCCACATCCACCTCGACCGCGACAACTGCCTGGAGGTGGTCATCGCCCGGGACGGCGCGGCGGTGGTGAAGGAGATCGCGGACCGCCTCATCGGCTCCAAGGGCGTCAAGCACGGGAAGCTTGCCATGACATCAACGGGAAGGGGGCTCAGGTGA
- a CDS encoding SDR family NAD(P)-dependent oxidoreductase, producing MRKVALITGGTGHLGKVIVRFLATSGFDVAFTYCQNADEAVSIEHEIETMGTRALAVRADFSREMDFDEFLVSVERRIGNIEVLVLSASLFPGATDSREADGPVRDLFRVNVESSYLLAEKVARKMKAIGRGRIIVLLDTAGERVFTRFLPYSISKAA from the coding sequence GTGAGAAAGGTCGCCCTCATAACCGGCGGAACGGGGCACCTTGGAAAGGTCATCGTCCGGTTTCTCGCCACGTCGGGCTTCGACGTGGCGTTTACCTACTGCCAGAATGCCGACGAGGCGGTTTCCATAGAGCACGAGATCGAGACGATGGGGACCCGCGCCCTTGCCGTGCGGGCAGATTTTTCCCGGGAGATGGATTTCGACGAGTTCCTCGTCTCCGTGGAGCGGAGAATCGGGAATATCGAGGTGCTGGTGCTGTCGGCCTCCCTGTTTCCCGGGGCCACAGACAGCCGGGAAGCCGACGGTCCGGTTCGGGATCTGTTCCGCGTAAACGTCGAGTCCTCCTACCTCCTGGCCGAAAAGGTTGCGCGGAAGATGAAGGCGATCGGGAGGGGAAGGATCATCGTCCTCCTCGATACGGCGGGGGAGAGGGTCTTCACGCGCTTTCTCCCCTACTCCATCAGCAAGGCCGC
- a CDS encoding SDR family oxidoreductase yields VSPGIISRPDLPGGAELEDVLKKIPAGRLGMSDEVAKTVLFLVQAPPYITGEVIGVDGGYGL; encoded by the coding sequence GTCTCCCCGGGGATAATCTCGAGGCCGGATCTGCCCGGCGGCGCGGAGCTGGAGGACGTTCTGAAAAAGATTCCCGCCGGCAGGCTGGGGATGTCCGACGAGGTGGCCAAGACCGTGCTGTTTCTGGTGCAGGCCCCCCCCTACATTACCGGCGAGGTCATCGGCGTCGACGGGGGGTACGGTTTATGA